In Rhipicephalus microplus isolate Deutch F79 chromosome 9, USDA_Rmic, whole genome shotgun sequence, one genomic interval encodes:
- the LOC142771811 gene encoding uncharacterized protein LOC142771811, whose amino-acid sequence MSGGAQRDAASVAAGVAAGGDAARSWRALHADLRPTGSSADTCAADLKKPSSWEPKPPPLPDADYKVILRIRGGLDCTKLHPCVLRQLVLKAVGLPISSPDQIRVNPTSHTVLVSTSSMDRADLYHNIRTLKFNGVPYEVATHVADPVDSCRGRFHLPLDYADEEILPTLQRCNPAMTIGAARRLSTTETILVVFRGTHVPFYINYEGCTLRCRPFRLKVEACTRCRKKLDIARMSAPLLPMQSVTSAD is encoded by the coding sequence ATGAGTGGAGGCGCCCAGCGCGACGCGGCCAGCGTCGCAGCGGGCGTCGCTGCTGGAGGCGACGCCgctcgctcatggcgtgctctacATGCTGACCTTCGTCCCACTGGTTCATCGGCTGACACCTGCGCAGCGGATCTGAAGAAACCATCTTCATGGGAGCCTAAACCTCCACCACTGCCCGATGCGGACTACAAGGTGATTCTTCGGATACGCGGGGGTCTCGACTGTACCAAGTTGCACCCCTGTGTCTTACGACAACTCGTTCTCAAAGCAGTTGGACTTCCCATCAGCAGCCCTGATCAAATCAGGGTCAATCCCACCAGTCACACAGTGCTCGTGAGTACGTCAAGCATGGACCGAGCAGATTTATACCACAACATCCGGACCTTAAAGTTCAACGGAGTCCCCTACGAAGTCGCCACCCACGTTGCCGACCCTGTAGATTCTTGTCGTGGAAGGTTTCATCTCCCTCTGGATTACGCTGACGAGGAAATCCTTCCAACCCTCCAAAGATGTAATCCAGCCATGACCATTGGGGCCGCTCGCCGACTGAGCACCACCGAAACCATCTTGGTTGTTTTCCGTGGCACGCACGTCCCTTTTTACATCAACTACGAAGGCTGCACGCTTCGCTGCCGCCCATTCCGACTGAAGGTGGAAGCCTGCACCCGTTGCCGAAAAAAATTGGACATCGCCAGGATGTCTGCCCCTCTACTCCCGATGCAATCTGTCACAAGTGCGGACTGA